The DNA region ATGCGTTTATTGTAAATGTTTTGCTGGATAAATCATGCTGCGGTTAAAGACAAAAGTTTTCAGAAATTTGTTCTGTTTTGCTGAGAATGAATCTTAAGCAGCAGTGGATATGGATCACTTAACGACAGACCATTTAAGATGAGCAAATGCTTCGACAGTAATACTGACTTTTTACTCTATGTTTTGCAGAGACCTGTGATGGTGTGAACTGCGGCCCAGGGAAGGTGTGTACGTTGAAGGCTGGACGCCCTCAGTGTGCGTGCTCTCCCGACTGCACTAACATCTCCAAAAAGCATGCTGTGTGTGGCAGCGATGGGAACTCCTATCGTGACGAGTGTGTCCTCCTGATGGCCCGCTGTAAGGGACACCCTGATCTGGAGGTCATGTACCAGGGAGAATGCAAAAGTGAGGACACGCCTGTACTTCAAGAGTTATCTTGCATGTCAGCAGTTTGGTTATTTCAAATACTAATTGTGCTACTGCAGCAATATTACACACATTCTTGGATTCAACTCAGTATTCCTTTTAGCGATACTATATTCCTAATGCTCTATGTTCATGTTCTGTCCAGAGTCTTGCTCCAATGTGGTGTGCCCAGGTACCCACACCTGTGTGACAGATCAGACTAACAGTGCCCACTGTGTCATGTGCCGCACAACCCCCTGCCCAATACCGCTGAAGTCCGAGATGCCTATCTGTGGCAACGACAACATCACCTACCCCAGCGCCTGCCACCTCCGTAGAGCCACCTGCTTCCTGGGGCGCTCCATAGGAGTGCGTCACTATGGCAACTGCACTAGTAAATCCCCTTCACCGTTCCTGatctgtaacacatagcctaagtATAATCAATAAATTAATAAACAACCTAAATTGAATGGATTTTCTAACTTTAGATATTTTGGCATGTGTtggatgtgttttgtcttgtgtcCTCTCTCTCAGGTGTTCCAAGAAACACTCTGGCTTTGGAGGGCAGTGAGGAGAATTCACTCTAACGGGACAGTTCTTGTGTGGTCCAACTGGTACTTCAGTCCACCTGGCACTAGACTTAGCTTAGTCCACCCGGTACGAAGATTTCCAAGAGATCACCTTCGATACGTGAACCAACATTGTCCCGATGTTCACTCACCAAGTTCTGATTTATGTTGACTactttttttacaatcacttatcccctccatccctaccccctgTACATAGAACAATGATACATTTGATGTGGGGGAACCCGTTGGAAGTAGCAGTTTGTTCTTCCAAAAGGAAACCAATACTGTATTTGTTGATGCATGCAATGTATGTTAAATAGGAGGATGTGCTCATGAAACTGTGGAGAAATATGTAGGGGGCTTTAAGTATTGGAAAATATGTGTATATTGTAAGTAAATACTGCTACTATTTATTGAAGAAGGTATCAAATCTGTTCTATTTATGTTTTGACCCTGTATACAAATCCATATATCAATAGGTCAGCcctatttattgtattttgtttTAAGGTACATGTATTTTGTTTTAAGGTACATGTATTTGAATGGCCACTGGCATTCTTTTATTTTGgcaagttatttttatttttgtgtatTTTTCATATCCCTAAATAAAGTGCTTTGTCCCCTTAAAAGCAGCATGAAAAAAAACTCAATTTGTTTGGATACTGGATACCACATTTAGAGGATAACAATATATTTTGTGTCAATTCACTCTAAGAAAAACAGGGTAACTGCTGTCtgtatttcagtgtttgtttggAGGTGATGAGAGACTTAGCCAAAACAAAAGTGAACAGTATGTCTCCTCTAACTCTGCTTGCACAGAGTATGAAACTGTTTATGCTGGAGCCCAATAAAATGTATAAGCCTCCCACTGATCACTCAAATGAACAGTTTAGTTCAGTGTGCAGCAATTTTATTAGACTGTTGATTCAACCCCAAGCCTTTACAATACCTCCTCTGTTGAAGTCTTGGCTTTGTTTATTTTGTATGTTTGTGGGTAATATGAGACCAATATAATGCCATTCAGGTTGTTGAATACACTGTAATATAGTGTAACTGCAAAATCTGACAAATGTTGTTAGCCTTATCAAATTGAAAACATGATAATGCCAAATTACATTAATTTACTCAAAGTTAACTCACAGCCGAATGTATCTGTTCAACGTTTAAGTACTAGTGGCTATTTGAACCAAATGGGCAGATAGCTATTTGCAAATAGCTATTGGCTATTGTGATATGAATGAATAGTGCTGCCCACCATTTATTCTAGATGATATAATAGATTTTTAAttaaaacaaatactttttttgAACAATTTACACTAGTTTCTTGTAAATATAACTCAATTTCATGTACCTGTGTTCCTACTGTGAAATTTGAATGACAAATGTATCtacttatttttgtatttttgtactGCCATTTTATCTCAACATAAACTATAGTATTTGTCATGATGCCTCTTTCATTTCTGGTGCAACTTCGACAGTCATTAAATTCATGTTATACGAGTCAGAATAATCTCTCTAGTCTAGTGCATAATTCCAGATAGGCTTTGTCCTACCCTCTGTTATTAATTCTCTATCATACAAAATATCACTTACAGTACAAACATACTGTATGCACACTAATTGCCATTCTAGATTCTAGACTTTTGTCAGTCTAAAAATACACACAATAGTAAAGGCATTTATCAATGGAGTCCTTTCAAGCCTCGTGGGGCGGTTGTGACAAGCTTATATGCACATTGTCTATCCCTTACTGCCTACAGAAGATCATGGCTATGGTTATGAACCTTAGTGAACCGTCTACCTTAACTACCCACATAGAGGAGTAGCAGGTGGGCTAGAGTGTTGGACGGCTTTTACTATGCGGCAACCTCTGTGCGTGCAATGGCCCTGGCAACTGACATCCCACTGACAAACCtcagaggatgggagaggagaccaGTGAAAAGGGGCGGTGGAGCATTAAAGCAAGGGCACAGGCACCCCATCTCCTGTTCCTGAGGAGCCccctctggaggagaggaggtgggtgaGGTAAGCGACAGAGGGCCACTGACTGACTCACtttcctacagtgccttgcgaaagtattcggcccccttgaactttgcgaccttttgccacatttcaggcttcaaacataaagatataaaactgtatttttttgtgaagaatcaacaacaagtgggacacaatcatgaagtggaacgatatttattggatatttcaaacttttttaacaaaccaaaaactgaaaaattgggcgtgcaaaatgattcagcccctttactttcagtgcagcaaactctctccagaagttcagtgaggatctctgaatgatccaatgttgatctaaatgactaatgatgataaatacaatccacctgtgtgtaatcaagtctccgtataaatgcacctgcactgtgatagtctcagaggtccgttaaaagcgcagtgagcatcatgaagaacaaggaacacaccaggcag from Oncorhynchus mykiss isolate Arlee chromosome 1, USDA_OmykA_1.1, whole genome shotgun sequence includes:
- the LOC110508215 gene encoding follistatin-related protein 3 isoform X3, with protein sequence MCWLQQSQEQRCDMVLMRGVSREECCSGGRLDTAWSNTSLPINEVSLLGFLGIVSCKPCKETCDGVNCGPGKVCTLKAGRPQCACSPDCTNISKKHAVCGSDGNSYRDECVLLMARCKGHPDLEVMYQGECKKSCSNVVCPGTHTCVTDQTNSAHCVMCRTTPCPIPLKSEMPICGNDNITYPSACHLRRATCFLGRSIGVRHYGNCTSVPRNTLALEGSEENSL
- the LOC110508215 gene encoding follistatin-related protein 3 isoform X1, whose amino-acid sequence is MGFLIALFGVTVALSQMFGRYTVNAGMCWLQQSQEQRCDMVLMRGVSREECCSGGRLDTAWSNTSLPINEVSLLGFLGIVSCKPCKETCDGVNCGPGKVCTLKAGRPQCACSPDCTNISKKHAVCGSDGNSYRDECVLLMARCKGHPDLEVMYQGECKKSCSNVVCPGTHTCVTDQTNSAHCVMCRTTPCPIPLKSEMPICGNDNITYPSACHLRRATCFLGRSIGVRHYGNCTSVPRNTLALEGSEENSL
- the LOC110508215 gene encoding follistatin-related protein 3 isoform X2, yielding MGFLIALFGVTVALSQMFGRYTVNAGMCWLQQSQEQRCDMVLMRGVSREECCSGGRLDTAWSNTSLPINEVSLLGFLGIVSCKPCKETCDGVNCGPGKVCTLKAGRPQCACSPDCTNISKKHAVCGSDGNSYRDECVLLMARCKGHPDLEVMYQGECKKSCSNVVCPGTHTCVTDQTNSAHCVMCRTTPCPIPLKSEMPICGNDNITYPSACHLRRATCFLGRSIGVRHYGNCTSKSPSPFLICNT